Proteins from a single region of Trichoderma asperellum chromosome 3, complete sequence:
- a CDS encoding uncharacterized protein (EggNog:ENOG41) translates to MTDSTNSTTTPTTTPPESGTSASQSQNGGQASGPVCRVTSFYSFGESASACSIGGTYSGRMYVELLQGASSSSRQNIVLLHGDYFTGQTWGTKPDGDPGWAEYFTSRGHNVFLPDLPGVGRSALRPQDDYQDPNFPRMVRSLPAATVEQEYTASEKTPLHDGKLAWVTADRHSQWPGNGVRGDPIFDALMASTTSMVLPKQKHEELGKKALVDLLKMIGPSFLVGHGTGATIAWLAADAVPMLVRGVAAFEPDGPPYNPTIRRYGLSDIPLTFSPAARNHPQPLDIEVRQLASNDGCWMGQKWIPSLQVVNMRRKEGQEPVPQLVKLMRMRHAIFTSESSPHSVFDYGTVRFLRQAGPCLDFFSLPTRGIHGNGHLMHLEKNSDQIAALLGDWMNEIITDESRDGLLRLIWTQWENQRTSRIPPQLIRFRAQQDELEFSAEPGVATPGPSQASEAPQASEAPQASEAPQASAAPQFLQAAQVPQSTGESQAPEVTQFPQLAQAPQAAQLPQVPQFLGELQSIGEPQAPELPQFAQFAQVPHVIQSPQAAQVPQVPQFLGVPQSAGQLQVSQVSQFTQVPQAPPSPDTLDYSNVSTRTERATDLDSDMAANISDDQMDISEALPVNDTTEVDIDMFLEPDYSVFDQDADVPPLPDVESMWQLMGGVDQAIAQAIHQINTNDMIFANGATVQVPDNNIINQGADLPLLPDSEPWWPSSFADFEFEGTQAGIFDFNTAPSNETMGLYPSPPGYGSGSGHRLFDPAIPVTKETPEYSPQGSLGSKSKRPES, encoded by the exons ATGACTGATAGTACCAACTCAACAACCACCCCGACAACCACCCCCCCTGAGAGTGGTACTAGCGCTTCTCAGAGCCAGAACGGTGGACAAGCCTCGGGCCCCGTCTGCAGAGTGACTTCATTCTACAGCTTCGGCGAGTCTGCTTCTGCCTGTAGCATTGGGGGCACTTACTCCGGCCGAATGTATGTAGAACTACTACAAGGCGCCAGCAGTTCAAGCAGACAAAACATTGTTCTTCTCCACGGTGATTACTTTACTGGCCAG ACATGGGGCACCAAGCCAGATGGAGACCCGGGTTGGGCAGAATATTTCACCTCCAGGGGACACAATGTTTTCCTGCCCGACTTGCCCGGCGTTGGCAGATCGGCGCTTCGTCCCCAAGACGACTACCAAGACCCCAATTTCCCAAGGATGGTGCGAAGCCTGCCCGCCGCCACGGTCGAGCAGGAGTACACTGCCTCTGAGAAGACTCCTCTACACGACGGTAAGCTTGCATGGGTAACTGCCGATCGACATAGCCAATGGCCAGGA AACGGTGTCCGAGGCGATCCCATCTTTGACGCCCTCATGGCTTCCACCACCAGCATGGTTCTCCCAAAGCAAAAGCATGAAGAGCTGGGCAAGAAGGCATTGGTGGATCTGCTCAAAATGATTGGCCCTTCATTCTTGGTTGGACACGGCACTGGAGCCACCATCGCCTGGCTTGCCGCCGATGCTGTCCCGATGCTGGTTCGAGGCGTCGCAGCATTCGAGCCGGATGGCCCCCCT TACAACCCAACGATCCGACGATATGGACTTTCCGACATTCCGCTTACCTTTTCGCCGGCGGCAAGAAATCACCCTCAGCCTCTGGACATCGAGGTGCGCCAGCTGGCGAGCAACGATGGATGCTGGATGGGCCAGAAATGGATCCCAAGCCTCCAAGTCGTAAACATGCGCAGAAAGGAGGGACAAGAGCCAGTGCCGCAGCTGGTTAAGCTCATGCGGATGCGCCACGCCATCTTCACCAGCGAATCGAGCCCTCATTCCGTCTTTGACTACGGCACGGTGCGGTTCTTGCGACAAGCAGGTCCCTGCCTCGACTTTTTCAGTTTGCCAACTAGGGGGATCCACGGAAACGGGCACTTGATGCATCTGGAGAAGAACAGTGATCAGATTGCTGCCCTTTTGGGAGACTGGATGAATGAGATTATCACGGACGAGAGCCGCGATGGTCTGCTACGACTGATCTGGACGCAATGGGAGAACCAGAGGACCAGTCGAATTCCTCCTCAGCTCATTAGGTTTAGAGCTCAACAGGATGAACTGGAATTCAGCGCCGAACCTGGTGTTGCCACACCTGGGCCATCTCAAGCCTCTGAAGCACCTCAAGCCTCTGAAGCACCTCAAGCCTCTGAAGCACCTCAAGCCTCTGCAGCACCTCAATTCCTTCAAGCTGCTCAGGTGCCTCAATCCACTGGAGAATCTCAGGCCCCTGAAGTGACCCAATTTCCTCAACTTGCTCAAGCACCTCAAGCCGCTCAGTTGCCTCAAGTACCTCAATTTCTTGGAGAGCTTCAATCCATTGGAGAACCTCAGGCCCCTGAATTGCCCCAATTTGCTCAATTTGCTCAGGTACCTCATGTTATTCAGTCGCCTCAAGCTGCTCAGGTGCCTCAAGTACCTCAATTTCTTGGAGTGCCTCAATCTGCTGGACAACTTCAAGTTTCTCAGGTGTCTCAATTTACTCAGGTGCCCCAAGCTCCTCCATCCCCCGATACCCTTGATTATTCGAATGTCTCGACTCGGACTGAGCGTGCCACAGACCTTGATTCCGACATGGCCGCAAACATTTCCGACGACCAAATGGACATTAGCGAAGCATTGCCCGTCAATGATACTACTGAGGTAGACATTGACATGTTCCTGGAGCCGGACTACAGTGTCTTCGATCAAGATGCCGATGTACCGCCATTGCCAGACGTAGAATCGATGTGGCAATTAATGGGGGGTGTCGACCAGGCCATTGCCCAGGCTATCCACCAGATAAACACCAATGATATGATCTTCGCCAATGGTGCTACCGTCCAGGTGCCAGATAACAATATCATCAATCAAGGTGCCGACTTACCGCTGCTCCCAGACAGTGAACCGTGGTGGCCATCATCATTCGCAGACTTCGAGTTTGAAGGCACCCAGGCTGGTATCTTCGACTTCAACACGGCACCGTCCAACGAAACTATGGGACTCTATCCCAGCCCCCCGGGTTATGGTAGTGGCTCCGGACACAGGCTTTTCGATCCGGCAATTCCTGTTACGAAGGAGACCCCGGAGTATTCGCCACAGGGTAGCCTGGGCTCCAAATCCAAGCGTCCCGAGAGCTAG
- a CDS encoding uncharacterized protein (EggNog:ENOG41), translating into MGEPMDIASYDDAKSVRSLRMDLDERDVECQEKGEMQPDDSDDGSFSSLMTTSMVTTFLNTASSPVSPGPSSPSFQMAKSTSFVPPARPSSTPFPHFETRNPQISCLEEPESSSDASGWDRASTEPIDAASGSPPARHFEELPTEVHEAILDHIFGYCVSATSRSTMRISSLTRGWSTALRHSRRRELTALALVNRVWRVLVQQRLFRHIKLKATLDSINNAMEFLVQQQHLSSYIKHIEIWFPVFQPTYGPLALTNTLTLPTVTTDGLTNATYTLPGNNCTLEQVFQFVAAALPETKVLTLEGGERRKAPRVVHFDMRNPGLAEEEEKQLLHLTSVRTLVTKGQWNLMRDRDDFRVIMKALPNLEEWQGSYSKPKSKSYITASDFLPLLPNHVTNFSLCMESDYRREGVMPAFYYKVAQKAHLCSSLAVVLPSLEHFAYTGRVCHHLFDAASRLADPLTTKLKSIDITVKNCCRRSFSFHDSGSGIQDMAFIEAFEKLVLSAVRSMEKFKRLEYLRIRFVDLDSVLPPLNPFFLMQNGKCTGVWSEQIIAELNKVRPNTTFPGLSDTFGSIVYSKDGRMIIAPEPSRARITSLKLSNYRSLATRITIQ; encoded by the exons ATGGGGGAACCCATGGATATCGCAAGCTATGACGACGCAAAGAGCGTCCGCAGCCTGAGGATGGATCTAGACGAGAGGGACGTTGAATGCCAAGAGAAGGGCGAGATGCAGCCGGATGACTCCGACGATGGGAGTTTCTCGTCGCTCATGACCACATCCATGGTTACGACATTTCTCAACACCGCCTCGAGCCCTGTCTCTCCCGGCCCGTCAAGCCCATCCTTCCAGATGGCCAAGAGCACGTCTTTTGTCCCGCCTGCGAGACCCAGTAGCACGCCGTTTCCCCATTTCGAAACTCGAAACCCTCAGATAAGCTGTTTGGAGGAGCCAGAGTCCAGCTCAGATGCCAGTGGCTGGGACAGGGCATCGACCGAGCCGATTGACGCTGCGTCCGGAAGCCCGCCCGCACGGCATTTCGAAGAACTCCCCACTGAAGTTCACGAGGCGATTCTCGATCACATATTTGGGTACTGCGTATCTGCGACGTCGAGAAGCACCATGAGGATTTCGAGCTTGACTAGAGGGTGGAGCACCGCGCTTCGCCATTCGCGGAGGCGAGAACTCACTGCATTAGCTCTGGTTAATCGTGTGTGGAGAGTTCTGGTCCAGCAGCGACTGTTCCGGCATATTAAGCTTAAGGCGACGCTCGATTCGATCAACAATGCCATGGAGTTTTTGgttcagcaacagcatctctCGTCGTACATCAAGCACATTGAGATTTGGTTTCCTGTTTTTCAGCCGACATATGGGCCATTGGCGCTGACCAACACTCTCACGCTACCTACGGTTACGACAGATGGATTGACCAACGCCACTTACACCTTGCCGGGAAATAATTGCACGCTCGAACAAGTATTTCAATTCGTCGCCGCGGCGCTTCCGGAGACCAAAGTACTTACCTTGGAAGGTGGAGAGCGGCGCAAGGCGCCCAGGGTCGTCCATTTCGATATGAGAAATCCTGgcttggcggaggaggaggagaagcaacTTCTGCACCTCACCTCAGTGCGTACCCTGGTGACCAAGGGCCAGTGGAATTTGATGAGAGACAGGGACGACTTCAGAGTCATCATGAAGGCATTACCTAACCTGGAGGAGTGGCAAGGTTCTTACAGCAAACCAAAGTCTAAGAGCTACATCACTGCTTCAGATTTCCTACCGCTGCTCCCGAATCACGTCACCAACTTTTCTCTCTGTATGGAAAGCGACTATCGACGAGAGGGAGTGATGCCAGCTTTTTACTACAAGGTGGCACAAAAGGCTCATCTCTGCTCTAGCTTGGCCGTCGTTTTACCATCATTGGAACATTTTGCCTACACAGGACGTGTCTGCCACCATCTCTTTGATGCGGCATCGCGCCTGGCCGATCCACTGACGACCAAACTCAAATCTATTGATATCACGGTCAAAAACTGCTGCCGCCGGTCTTTTAGCTTCCATGATTCTGGCTCTGGGATCCAAGATATGGCATTTATCGAGGCCTTTGAAAAACTGGTTCTCTCTGCTGTCCGCTCAATGGAAAAGTTCAAGAGACTCGAGTATCTCAGAATTCGCTTTGTCGACTTAG ATTCTGTACTGCCGCCGCTGAATCCATTCTTCTTGATGCAGAATGGCAAATGCACTGGAGTCTGGAGCGAGCAAATCATAGCCGAATTGAACAAGGTCCGACCAAATACCACATTCCCCGGACTGAGCGATACTTTTGGCAGCATTGTCTACAGCAAAGATGGCCGTATGATTATTGCGCCTGAGCCATCTAGGGCACGCATCACTTCTCTGAAATTGTCTAATTATCGATCTCTCGCAACTAGAATTACCATCCAGTAA
- a CDS encoding uncharacterized protein (MEROPS:MER0000338~SMCOG1075:alkaline serine protease, subtilase family~antiSMASH:Cluster_3.4~EggNog:ENOG41~SECRETED:SignalP(1-21)) — MAPFNTMLGYLLLVVAPLAAALPFHGHGPNTHNNNLNLNFNLTETINEINENLAGLVGYITNPHAKNIVANRYIVVYNNTFGSEAIAAKQAEFAATIQKRNLGKRSLGGNFLSTEIHSFQMHNWRAMALDADDEMVKSIFAAKEVAYIEADTVVQTKALVAQTNATPGLIRLSNQNVGGKNYIFDTSAGTGITAYVVDTGIRITHTEFEGRASFGANFVNSNNTDENGHGSHVSGTIGGATFGVAKNIKLVAVKVLDATGAGSNSGVLNGMQFVVNDVQAKGLSGKAVMNMSLGGSLSAAVNNAIAAIANAGIVPVVAAGNENQDTANTSPGSAPQAITVGAIDATNDVRASFSNFGADVDIYAQGVNVLSVGIKSDTDTAILSGTSMATPHVAGLAAYLMALKGLTNVNDVTTLIKNLATATGASVQQNVAGTTNLIANNGQL; from the exons ATGGCGCCTTTCAACACCATGCTTGGGTATCTCCTGTTAGTGGTGGCCCCTTTGGCGGCTGCCCTGCCGTTCCACGGCCACGGCCCCAACACCCATAACAACAACCTCAACCTCAACTTCAACCTCACCGAAACCATCAACGAGATCAATGAAAACCTGGCAGGCCTAGTTGGATACATCACCAACCCTCACGCCAAGAACATCGTCGCCAACCGCTACATTGTCGTCTACAACAACACCTTCGGCTCCGAagccatcgccgccaagcAGGCCGAGTTCGCTGCCACCATCCAGAAGCGCAACCTCGGAAAGCGAAGCCTCGGCGGCAACTTCCTGTCCACCGAAATTCACTCCTTCCAGATGCACAACTGGCGCGCCATGGCTCTCGATGCTGACGACGAGATGGTCAAGTCCATCTTCGCCGCCAAGGAGGTCGCCTATATCGAGGCCGATACCGTCGTCCAGACCAAGGCTCTCGTTGCTCAGACCAACGCTACCCCTGGCCTTATCCGTCTCTCTAACCAAAACGTTGGTGGCAAAAACTACATCTTTGACACCTCTGCTGGCACCGGTATCACTGCCTACGTTGTCGACACTGGTATTAGAATCACCCACACTGAGTTTGAGGGCCGTGCTTCTTTCGGTGCCAACTTTGTCAACTCCAAC AACACCGATGAGAACGGCCACGGCAGCCATGTCTCTGGCACCATTGGTGGTGCTACCTTCGGCGTTGCCAAGAACATCAAGCTTGTTGCCGTCAAGGTTCTTGATGCCACTGGTGCCGGTAGCAACTCTGGTGTCCTGAACGGCATGCAGTTCGTCGTCAATGACGTCCAGGCCAAGGGTCTCTCTGGCAAGGCCGTCATGAACATGTCTCTTGGTGGCTCGCTGTCCGCTGCTGTCAATAACGCTATTGCCGCCATTGCCAACGCTGGTATTGTCCccgttgttgctgctggtaaCGAGAAC CAAGATACTGCCAACACCTCTCCTGGCTCTGCCCCTCAGGCCATCACCGTCGGTGCTATCGATGCTACCAACGATGTCCGTGCTAGCTTCTCCAACTTTGGCGCTGATGTCGATATCTACGCTCAGGGTGTCAATGTTCTCTCTGTTGGCATCAAGTCCGATACCGATACCGCCATTCTCAGCGGTACCAGCATGG CCACTCCTCACGTTGCCGGTCTCGCTGCCTATCTGATGGCTCTTAAGGGTCTCACCAACGTCAACGACGTCACCACCCTCATCAAGAACCTCGCCACTGCCACCGGTGCCTCTGTCCAGCAGAACGTTGCCGGAACCACCAACCTCATCGCTAACAACGGTCAACTGTAA
- the GPI14 gene encoding GPI mannosyltransferase 1 (TransMembrane:9 (i12-32o86-109i121-142o162-189i221-240o281-300i312-334o346-365i377-402o)~BUSCO:EOG092D28JA~CAZy:GT50) has translation MAPSTISPLLRPVPLFSLAAILRLVLLFYGIWQDAHSAVKYTDIDYLVFTDAARYVSQGLSPYHRETYRYTPLLAWMLVPTATPQLFSFGKVVFALADLLAGWLIVRVLTKQRGMSVERAGAFAAIWLWNPMVATISTRGSSEGLLGVLTMALLWAVEGKRIGLAGFILGLSVHFKIYPFIYAPAIIWWMDDEHLGKRASKPFVSATDTIIRFLSPQRIQLTIISLLTFMGLNVLMYYIYGTPFLVHSYFHHVTRIDHRHNFSPYNIFLYLASADPSSSSLHAFLPQLLLSCFLIPFVLAKKDLATSMMAQTFAFVTFNKVCTSQYFLWYMIFLPLYLPGSSMLRIPSRGITALLLWVLGQAAWLQQGYELEFLGVSTFFPGMWLTSLGFFLVNCWILGIIISDGAEANLQKVHTA, from the exons ATGGCTCCTTCAACcatttctcctctccttcgtccagttcctctcttctcactTGCTGCCATTCTTCGCCTGGTCCTTCTTTTCTATGGCATTTGGCAAGACGCCCATTCTGCCGTCAAATACACCGACATCGACTACCTCGTCTTCACCGACGCCGCTCGCTATGTGTCTCAGGGGCTCAGCCCCTATCACAGAGAGACGTACCGCTACACGCCTCTGCTTGCCTGGATGCTCGTCCCTACGGCCACGCCACAGCTCTTCTCCTTCGGCAAAGTCGTCTTTGCGTTGGCGGACTTACTCGCCGGATGGCTCATTGTCAGAGTGCTGACGAAGCAAAGGGGTATGAGCGTCGAGAGGGCTGGTGCGTTTGCCGCCATCTGGCTGTGGAACCCAATGGTGGCGACAATCAGCACAAGAGGCAGCTCAGAGGGCCTACTGGGCGTTCTGACAATGGCCCTGTTATGGGCTGTTGAAGGAAAGAGAATCGGGCTGGCCGGCTTCATCTTGGGGTTGAGTGTGCATTTCAAAATCTACCCCTTTATTTATGCGCCTGCAATCATATGGTGGATGGACGATGAGCATCTAGGCAAACGGGCTTCCAAGCCTTTTGTTTCAGCTACAGACACCATCATTCGATTCCTCTCCCCTCAGAGGATCCAGctcaccatcatcagcttATTGACTTTCATGGGACTTAATGTCCTCATGTACTACAT CTATGGTACTCCCTTCCTGGTCCATTCTTACTTCCACCACGTCACCCGTATCGACCACCGCCACAACTTCTCGCCTTACAACATCTTCCTCTATCTCGCATCCGCCGACCCATCTTCCAGCTCTCTTCATGCCTTTCTCCCACAATTGCTCCTCTCATGTTTCCTGATCCCCTTTGTCCTCGCCAAAAAGGATCTCGCCACGTCCATGATGGCCCAAACCTTTGCCTTTGTCACATTCAACAAGGTCTGCACCTCACAG TACTTCCTTTGGTATATGATCTTCTTGCCTCTCTATCTCCCTGGATCCTCCATGCTTCGCATCCCCAGCCGCGGCATTACGGCGCTGCTTCTTTGGGTCCTGGGACAAGCCGCTTGGCTACAGCAAGGCTACGAGCTCGAATTTCTCGGTGTCAGCACCTTCTTTCCGGGCATGTGGCTGACTTCGTTGGGCTTTTTCCTCGTCAACTGTTGGATACTAGGTATAATTATCAGTGACGGTGCAGAAGCCAACCTCCAAAAGGTGCATACCGCGTAA
- a CDS encoding uncharacterized protein (EggNog:ENOG41) — protein sequence MAGGTKRDYDGNARAKSTQELPRGRFHAMFENFRDELDEHYDRRERIIKASRDVTAQSKKIIFTLQRVKQPNKDFPKGIQQDIDTRLGEISKLLSGITADVQSINRYRYGFSLRCLEELVEALSFAHYLRHQTLITLEETQAAVPADIMLTPHDYMYGLFDLFGELMRFATVTTAQTGELVGDYERNILSDIQELGCAFEMLPQVPTKDFRSKMEVMRQSINKVEKLGYGLVVRGSERPKGWVPDMKDDDPRPASPV from the exons atgGCTGGAGGCACAAAGAGAGACTACGACGGCAATGCGCGCGCCAAGAGCACGCAGGAATTGCCGCGCGGCAGATTCCACGCCATGTTCGAGAATTTCCGCGACGAATTGGATGAGCACTACGACCGCAGAGAACGCATTATCAAGGCATCTAGAGATGTGACGGCgcagagcaagaagat TATTTTCACACTGCAAAG AGTCAAACAACCCAATAAAGACTTTCCAAAGGGCATCCAGCAAGACATTGATACACGTCTTGGTGAAATCTCAAAGTTGCTTTCAGGCATTACTGCAGATGTGCAGTCCATCAACCGTTACCGCTACGGCTTTTCTCTGCGATGTCTGGAGGAGCTCGTCGAGGCACTCTCCTTTGCCCACTACCTGAGGCACCAGACTCTCATTACTCTGGAGGAAACTCAAGCAGCCGTTCCCGCCGATATTATGCTGACGCCGCACGACTACATGTATGGCCTCTTCGATCTGTTTGGAGAACTGATGCGTTTTGCAACAGTCACAACCGCGCAGACGGGCGAGCTGGTTGGTGACTATGAGAGAAACATCTTGAGCGATATTCAGGAGCTTGGCTGTGCATTTGAGATGCTGCCTCAGGTGCCGACGAAAGATTTTCGCTCCAAGATGGAGGTTATGCGGCAGAGCATCAACAAGGTCGAGAAGCTGGGCTACGGTCTCGTGGTAAGGGGCAGTGAGCGACCTAAGGGATGGGTCCCTGACATGAAAGACGATGACCCTCGACCTGCTTCTCCTGTGTGA